One window of Chloroflexus aggregans DSM 9485 genomic DNA carries:
- a CDS encoding UDP-N-acetylglucosamine--N-acetylmuramyl-(pentapeptide) pyrophosphoryl-undecaprenol N-acetylglucosamine transferase, producing the protein MPRLILSGGGTGGHVYPALAVAEALAERAHVVYVGSVGGMEERIVTQESTLPFRSLPAAAVRGRGPVQVARSLPILMRGIGAALALLRREQPAAILGTGGYVCVPLFVAAKLRRVPTMIYLPDVVPGLAVKVLSRIADVTAVNVSDALPRLGLYEGHPRAMVTGYPVRAELFSTDREAARAAFGIAPDQLVLLVYGGSRGARSVNRAIATLLPSLLPLCTIIHVCGREGDHVWLEATAAQLEPELRGRYLLFPYLAGGSAQSMTAALAAADVAVCRSGASTLAELPAVGLPAVLVPYPYVHQDENADYLVQRGAAMKVADHAMLGDGDPTDGPLAQAIRTLLSDVVMREQMAARSRALARPDAAQRLADALIDLARSSA; encoded by the coding sequence ATGCCACGGCTTATCCTCTCGGGTGGCGGGACTGGCGGGCACGTCTATCCGGCGCTAGCAGTCGCCGAAGCTCTCGCTGAACGGGCACACGTGGTCTATGTGGGAAGTGTCGGGGGGATGGAAGAGCGGATTGTCACCCAAGAGAGCACACTTCCCTTCCGGTCATTACCGGCGGCTGCGGTTCGTGGGCGAGGGCCGGTGCAGGTCGCCCGATCGCTGCCGATCCTCATGCGTGGGATCGGGGCAGCACTCGCGTTGCTACGACGTGAGCAACCGGCAGCCATTTTGGGTACCGGTGGCTATGTCTGTGTGCCACTGTTTGTGGCTGCTAAGCTGCGACGTGTGCCAACAATGATCTATTTACCCGATGTGGTGCCGGGGTTGGCCGTGAAGGTACTAAGCCGAATCGCCGACGTCACGGCGGTCAATGTGAGTGATGCGCTACCCCGCTTAGGGTTGTATGAAGGGCATCCCCGGGCGATGGTTACCGGGTATCCAGTGCGAGCTGAACTGTTTTCTACCGACCGTGAGGCGGCACGGGCCGCATTTGGGATCGCACCCGATCAGCTCGTGTTGTTAGTGTACGGTGGGAGTCGGGGAGCGCGGAGTGTCAATCGTGCGATTGCTACCCTCTTGCCGTCGTTGTTGCCGCTCTGCACGATCATTCACGTGTGTGGGCGCGAAGGCGATCATGTTTGGTTAGAGGCGACTGCTGCCCAGCTCGAACCTGAGCTGCGTGGACGCTATCTCCTCTTCCCTTACCTTGCCGGCGGTAGTGCTCAGAGTATGACGGCAGCGTTGGCGGCGGCTGATGTGGCTGTCTGTCGGAGTGGCGCTTCGACTCTCGCCGAATTGCCGGCGGTTGGCTTGCCGGCAGTTCTTGTGCCCTATCCGTATGTTCATCAAGATGAAAATGCCGATTATTTGGTGCAACGGGGGGCGGCGATGAAGGTCGCCGATCATGCGATGCTCGGGGATGGTGATCCGACCGATGGGCCATTGGCACAGGCGATACGTACTCTTCTGAGTGATGTGGTGATGCGGGAACAAATGGCGGCGCGCAGTCGCGCGCTCGCTCGTCCTGATGCGGCGCAACGATTGGCTGACGCACTGATTGACCTTGCGAGGAGTTCAGCATGA
- the murB gene encoding UDP-N-acetylmuramate dehydrogenase — MKESLPITLRPNEPMSRHTSWRVGGPAQYYAEPTTPDEAMVLAAWAMTHRLPLIWVGRGTNLLVRDEGFAGVIASYRGQRWALHEHGETAELWVEAGTPMAGTARRLAAMGWAGLEWAEGLPGAIGGAIVGNAGCYGGDTASVLIDAELLLNGSERVVWPVTELGYAYRESILKRPGADGVPPLVLAGRFRLHRADPKVLMARIGAIAAERKRKTPAGSSCGSVFKNPPGDSAGRLIEAAGLKGTRVGDAEISPIHANYIVNRGQARAADILTLIELARTTVAEQFGVMLQLEVRVI; from the coding sequence ATGAAAGAATCCTTGCCAATCACCCTCCGGCCCAATGAACCAATGTCGCGCCATACCTCGTGGCGGGTTGGTGGGCCGGCGCAGTACTATGCCGAACCAACCACGCCCGATGAGGCGATGGTGTTGGCGGCATGGGCTATGACCCACCGGTTGCCACTGATTTGGGTTGGGCGTGGTACTAATCTGTTGGTACGTGATGAGGGGTTTGCCGGAGTGATCGCTTCCTATCGCGGCCAACGTTGGGCGTTGCACGAGCACGGTGAGACGGCGGAATTGTGGGTTGAAGCCGGGACCCCGATGGCCGGTACTGCCCGTCGGTTGGCGGCGATGGGGTGGGCCGGGCTTGAGTGGGCCGAGGGTTTGCCCGGTGCGATTGGTGGTGCGATTGTGGGGAATGCGGGGTGTTATGGTGGTGATACGGCAAGTGTGCTGATCGATGCCGAGCTGTTGCTCAACGGCAGTGAGCGAGTAGTCTGGCCGGTAACCGAGCTGGGCTATGCCTATCGGGAGAGTATTCTTAAACGTCCGGGGGCTGATGGTGTCCCGCCACTCGTGTTAGCAGGACGCTTCCGTCTGCATCGTGCCGATCCGAAGGTATTGATGGCGCGGATAGGCGCGATTGCCGCCGAACGGAAACGGAAAACACCGGCGGGAAGTTCGTGTGGTAGCGTGTTCAAAAATCCACCCGGTGATAGTGCCGGTCGCTTGATCGAGGCGGCAGGCTTAAAAGGGACACGTGTTGGTGATGCCGAGATTAGCCCGATCCATGCTAACTACATCGTTAATCGTGGTCAGGCACGGGCCGCCGATATTTTGACATTGATCGAACTCGCGCGCACGACGGTAGCCGAACAGTTTGGGGTGATGTTGCAGTTGGAAGTGCGTGTTATCTAG
- the ftsW gene encoding putative lipid II flippase FtsW: protein MKHNHDRAVAHSLFDRTTHPPDRVLLAAVCGLTVFGLVMVYSASFVEGTVLYANPVYYLLRQATGAIIGLVAMLVVQRIDYRVWQRYSIHLMAGTLLLLLAVLILPASMTEVNGSRSWIRFGEGWLGIFSIQPSEFAKLAMIIYFAHWLSRRSHRLGNVTYGLAPFAVILGFICGLVMLQPDLGTTIVMVLIGGAIFFAAGANLLHVGGAALLAITAFWALIVTFRSNRWEAFLDPWSRASTEGYQIIHSLYAFGSGGVLGQGIGMSRQKYLWLPQPHTDTIYAIVGEELGLWGTIAVLLVFVIIAVRGYRIAARAPTPFAALVAVGITSWLVFQAFINIAVTTGLIPFTGLTLPFLSYGSSSLISCLVAIGILLNISRHVDRSSSVTPTAKYRQRTEHATAYPLGWRDWRARLSGASSRRSSR, encoded by the coding sequence ATGAAACATAACCACGATAGAGCTGTTGCACACTCCCTGTTTGACCGTACCACGCATCCACCGGATCGGGTGTTGTTAGCCGCAGTGTGTGGCCTGACGGTGTTTGGCCTGGTGATGGTCTACAGCGCTAGTTTCGTTGAGGGAACAGTGCTGTATGCCAACCCAGTTTACTACCTGTTGCGGCAAGCTACCGGGGCGATAATCGGGTTGGTGGCAATGCTGGTGGTTCAGCGGATCGATTATCGGGTCTGGCAACGCTACTCGATTCACCTCATGGCGGGAACGTTGCTCTTGCTACTGGCCGTTCTTATCTTGCCGGCAAGTATGACCGAAGTGAACGGCTCGCGGTCGTGGATCCGTTTCGGTGAAGGGTGGCTTGGCATTTTTAGTATCCAGCCCTCAGAATTTGCCAAGCTGGCGATGATCATTTACTTTGCCCACTGGCTTTCGCGGCGCAGCCATCGGCTCGGCAATGTGACGTATGGCTTGGCACCCTTCGCCGTTATCCTCGGCTTTATCTGCGGGTTGGTTATGTTGCAGCCCGATCTAGGAACGACAATCGTGATGGTTTTGATCGGTGGCGCCATTTTCTTTGCGGCAGGAGCGAATCTGTTGCATGTCGGTGGGGCGGCGTTGCTGGCGATTACCGCGTTTTGGGCGCTGATTGTCACCTTCCGTAGTAATCGATGGGAAGCCTTCCTTGATCCGTGGTCACGGGCAAGTACCGAAGGGTATCAGATCATTCATTCACTCTACGCTTTCGGCAGCGGTGGCGTCTTGGGGCAAGGCATTGGCATGAGCCGGCAAAAATACCTCTGGCTACCACAACCACACACTGATACAATTTATGCTATTGTCGGCGAAGAGTTGGGGTTGTGGGGAACAATCGCGGTTTTGCTGGTATTTGTCATCATTGCAGTCCGTGGGTATCGGATCGCTGCGCGCGCACCGACACCATTCGCAGCACTTGTCGCGGTAGGGATTACATCGTGGTTGGTGTTTCAGGCTTTTATTAATATTGCAGTGACGACCGGGTTAATTCCGTTTACGGGGTTGACATTACCGTTTCTGTCGTATGGAAGCTCGTCATTGATTAGTTGTCTGGTCGCAATCGGGATCCTGTTAAACATTTCGCGCCATGTCGATCGGTCATCATCAGTTACTCCAACGGCAAAGTACCGTCAGCGCACCGAGCATGCCACGGCTTATCCTCTCGGGTGGCGGGACTGGCGGGCACGTCTATCCGGCGCTAGCAGTCGCCGAAGCTCTCGCTGA
- the murC gene encoding UDP-N-acetylmuramate--L-alanine ligase — MSHYHIVGIAGAGMSAIAHLLLDQGHTVSGSDLTTNRATEALAARGVRIWQGHDPAYVRGADAVLATAAIRGEHPELTAAAALGIPRLSRADLWREWSAQRPVIAVAGTHGKTTTSAMTALALRGGGVACGFLIGADVPALGGSAQWGDPTAPLVIEADEYDRVFLALTPAMAIVTNVEWDHPDIYPTATDYAAAFAEFAAQVRDRRRLLLCADDPGTAALDVDGQARWYGIDEQIACDPVSCRLAPLDWTASRVTVTAEGQQFDLWYYDRRTFARRFALMVTLAVPGIHNVRNATAALAAAALWGADLQAAGAALATYRGSSRRFEVYGEVAGVTVIDDYAHHPTEVQATIAAAQQRYPGRRVVVYVQPHTFSRTRSLWERWPEACRAAAIVSIGDVYPAREQGDPVALATELVAYLVAYGVVAHYGGGIATAAERLVALIQPGDVVLVLGAGDSNRVAAMVIAQLQRVQAEA; from the coding sequence GTGAGTCACTATCACATTGTGGGTATTGCCGGAGCAGGGATGAGCGCGATTGCCCACCTCTTGCTCGATCAGGGGCATACGGTCAGCGGTTCGGATCTGACGACGAACCGGGCAACCGAGGCACTCGCCGCGCGCGGGGTACGCATTTGGCAAGGCCATGATCCGGCGTATGTACGTGGGGCTGATGCGGTATTGGCAACCGCCGCGATTCGTGGTGAACATCCTGAACTGACGGCGGCGGCTGCGCTGGGTATCCCCCGCCTGAGCCGCGCCGATCTGTGGCGCGAATGGTCGGCCCAGCGACCGGTGATTGCTGTTGCCGGTACCCACGGGAAGACAACGACCAGTGCGATGACGGCGTTGGCGTTGCGAGGTGGTGGGGTAGCATGCGGTTTCTTGATCGGCGCCGATGTACCGGCATTGGGTGGTAGTGCGCAGTGGGGCGATCCAACGGCGCCGTTGGTGATCGAGGCCGATGAGTATGATCGTGTGTTTCTGGCGCTGACGCCGGCAATGGCAATCGTTACGAATGTGGAGTGGGATCATCCGGATATCTATCCGACGGCAACCGACTATGCCGCTGCATTTGCCGAGTTTGCCGCGCAGGTGCGCGATCGGCGGCGGTTGCTGTTGTGTGCCGATGATCCCGGTACGGCGGCGCTCGATGTCGACGGTCAGGCCCGCTGGTATGGGATCGATGAGCAGATTGCCTGTGATCCGGTGTCGTGTCGGTTGGCACCGCTCGACTGGACGGCCAGTCGTGTGACGGTAACTGCCGAGGGACAGCAATTTGATCTCTGGTATTACGACCGACGCACGTTTGCCCGTCGGTTTGCCCTGATGGTGACGCTGGCAGTGCCCGGCATCCACAATGTGCGGAATGCGACAGCAGCATTGGCAGCAGCGGCGCTATGGGGGGCCGATCTGCAAGCAGCCGGAGCGGCATTGGCTACTTATCGCGGGAGTAGCCGGCGGTTTGAGGTCTATGGTGAAGTGGCCGGGGTAACGGTGATCGATGATTATGCGCACCATCCTACGGAAGTGCAGGCAACAATCGCGGCAGCCCAGCAACGCTACCCCGGTCGACGGGTAGTTGTCTATGTACAACCGCATACCTTTAGCCGTACCCGCAGTCTGTGGGAACGGTGGCCGGAAGCGTGCCGCGCTGCGGCGATAGTGTCGATCGGTGATGTTTATCCGGCCCGCGAACAGGGCGATCCGGTGGCGCTCGCTACCGAGTTGGTTGCCTATCTCGTGGCGTATGGGGTAGTTGCGCACTATGGCGGCGGGATTGCTACCGCAGCAGAGCGATTGGTGGCGTTGATCCAACCGGGTGATGTGGTGTTGGTGCTCGGTGCGGGTGATAGCAATCGGGTGGCAGCGATGGTGATTGCGCAGCTTCAGCGTGTGCAAGCGGAGGCATAG
- a CDS encoding rhomboid family intramembrane serine protease, which translates to MTRPPDESDEIEAFLRRAEREFGRRPDLEENTPPPPPRPAIPRPVVTYSLLWIIGIVYLLSCVLSGSFFQPTLSVLVVLGAKVNERIAAGEVWRLLTATVLHANLIHIFFNGYALSVLGPETERFYGHVRFLVLYLLSGVGGSIASYALSSAPAVGASGAIFGLIGGLGMFYYLNRQVLGQFGQDQVRGIVAIAVINLLIGFAAQGVIDNWGHLGGLVSGVVVSLALSPRLTIDSRFFPPLLIRRFPRQGWLWVTAFTLGMMVLVRLVQPA; encoded by the coding sequence ATGACCCGTCCACCTGATGAGTCTGATGAGATTGAAGCCTTTTTACGCCGGGCTGAACGTGAATTTGGTCGTCGCCCCGACTTGGAGGAGAACACGCCACCACCACCGCCGCGTCCTGCGATCCCGCGACCGGTTGTAACCTACAGTCTGCTCTGGATCATCGGAATTGTCTATCTCTTGAGTTGTGTGCTCAGTGGTTCGTTCTTTCAGCCTACGTTGTCGGTGCTGGTCGTTTTGGGAGCAAAGGTCAACGAACGGATCGCTGCCGGTGAGGTATGGCGCTTGCTGACGGCAACCGTTCTGCACGCAAATCTCATTCATATCTTTTTTAACGGCTATGCACTTTCGGTATTGGGGCCGGAGACCGAGCGGTTTTACGGGCACGTTCGTTTTCTGGTGTTGTACCTACTCAGTGGTGTGGGTGGTAGTATCGCATCGTATGCGCTCTCGTCGGCACCGGCAGTTGGGGCAAGCGGGGCTATCTTCGGCTTGATCGGCGGCTTAGGCATGTTTTACTACCTCAACCGACAGGTATTGGGTCAGTTCGGTCAAGATCAGGTACGTGGGATTGTCGCAATTGCCGTTATCAACTTGCTGATCGGTTTTGCTGCCCAAGGCGTCATCGATAACTGGGGGCATCTGGGCGGATTGGTCAGTGGTGTAGTGGTGAGTCTTGCGCTCTCTCCTCGACTCACCATCGATTCGCGATTTTTTCCACCATTACTGATTCGTCGTTTTCCGCGGCAAGGCTGGCTCTGGGTGACAGCATTTACCTTAGGTATGATGGTGTTGGTGCGCTTGGTGCAGCCGGCGTAG